One genomic segment of Oenanthe melanoleuca isolate GR-GAL-2019-014 chromosome 5, OMel1.0, whole genome shotgun sequence includes these proteins:
- the GMFB gene encoding glia maturation factor beta isoform X2, with product MSESLVVCDVAEDLVEKLRKFRFRKETNNAAIIMKIDKDKQLVVLDEEHEGISPDELKDELPERQPRFIVYSYKYQHEDGRVSYPLCFIFSSPVGCKPEQQMMYAGSKNKLVQTAELTKDNCS from the exons ATG AGTGAATCTCTGGTGGTTTGTGATGTTGCCGAAGACCTGGTggagaaactgagaaaattcCGATTTCGCAAAGAGACCAACAATGCTGCCATTATAA TGAAAATCGACAAGGATAAGCAGTTGGTGGTGCTGGATGAGGAGCATGAG GGTATTTCTCCTGATGAGCTAAAGGATGAGCTGCCTGAGAGACAACCTCG atttattgtGTATAGTTACAAGTACCAGCATGAAGATGGAAGAGTTTCCTATCCATTGTGCTTTATCTTCTCCAGTCCAGTTG GATGTAAGCCTGAGCAGCAGATGATGTATGCTGGAAGCAAGAATAAGCTTGTACAGACAGCTGAACTCACTAAG